One segment of Fuscovulum ytuae DNA contains the following:
- the tspO gene encoding tryptophan-rich sensory protein TspO, translating into MEFLTLFLTYLAACGAAAATGAMFQPGEWYRGLAKPRWTPPDWLFPVAWMVLYLSMSAAAARVAMMPDNGQALALWSVQIALNTLWTPVFFGLRRIGAGLVIIFLLWLAVASTMVAFWQHDAIAGVLFVPYLLWVTVAGMLNRSVWYRNVAA; encoded by the coding sequence ATGGAATTTCTCACGCTGTTTCTGACCTATCTGGCGGCCTGCGGGGCGGCGGCGGCGACGGGGGCGATGTTCCAGCCGGGAGAATGGTATCGGGGCCTTGCAAAGCCACGCTGGACGCCGCCGGATTGGCTGTTTCCGGTGGCGTGGATGGTTTTGTATCTGTCGATGTCGGCAGCGGCGGCGCGGGTGGCGATGATGCCCGATAACGGGCAGGCCTTAGCGCTTTGGTCTGTGCAGATCGCGCTGAACACCTTGTGGACGCCCGTTTTTTTCGGGCTGCGGCGGATCGGTGCGGGGCTGGTGATCATCTTCCTGTTGTGGCTGGCGGTGGCGTCGACCATGGTCGCCTTTTGGCAGCATGACGCCATCGCGGGGGTTTTGTTTGTGCCCTATCTGCTTTGGGTGACGGTGGCGGGCATGCTGAATCGGTCGGTGTGGTATCGCAACGTGGCGGCCTGA
- the crtA gene encoding spheroidene monooxygenase, translating to MSVTSLSLFRFDGVLPRLWVIGQMGAARLALRRERRALFWKLCGSGTGEGFTPRPNWGVWAILATWPDESTARAATTDSPVWQRWRARAGESWTIFLDPLSARGRWAGVNPFLPDLPGQNSQGPLAALTRATVRPSRALKFWDRVPSISAVIGTDPNVAFKIGIGEVPLLHQVTFSIWPDTASMAAFARGDGPHGRAIKAVRDGNWFNEELYARFRLLGSMGSWNGVDPLANLTPAKAA from the coding sequence ATTTCCGTCACCAGCCTTAGCCTCTTCCGCTTCGACGGGGTTCTCCCGCGCCTTTGGGTGATCGGGCAGATGGGGGCCGCACGCCTTGCCCTGCGCCGCGAACGCCGCGCGCTGTTCTGGAAGCTCTGCGGTTCCGGCACCGGGGAAGGCTTCACCCCTCGTCCGAATTGGGGCGTCTGGGCCATCCTTGCCACTTGGCCGGATGAATCCACGGCCCGCGCCGCCACCACTGACAGCCCCGTCTGGCAAAGATGGCGCGCAAGGGCCGGGGAAAGCTGGACCATCTTCCTTGATCCCCTCTCCGCCCGTGGCCGCTGGGCCGGCGTGAACCCTTTCCTCCCCGACCTGCCTGGCCAGAACTCCCAAGGCCCCCTTGCAGCCCTGACCCGTGCCACGGTCCGCCCCTCGCGCGCGCTTAAATTCTGGGATCGCGTGCCCTCCATCTCTGCCGTGATCGGCACCGACCCCAATGTCGCCTTCAAGATCGGCATCGGCGAGGTGCCGCTTCTGCATCAGGTCACCTTTTCCATATGGCCCGATACGGCCAGCATGGCCGCCTTCGCGCGTGGCGACGGCCCTCATGGCCGTGCCATCAAGGCCGTGCGGGACGGCAACTGGTTTAACGAAGAACTCTATGCCCGCTTCCGCCTTCTGGGCAGCATGGGCAGCTGGAACGGCGTCGATCCCTTGGCCAACCTCACCCCGGCCAAGGCCGCATGA
- the crtB gene encoding 15-cis-phytoene synthase codes for MIDPRDMAHCREAIRTGSLSFHAASRLLPGAVRDPALALYAFCRMSDDAVDEGSDKAGAVLALRDRLDLVYRGTPANAPADRAFAAVVEGFEMPRALPEALLEGFAWDAVGRRYETLSGVMDYSARVAAAVGAMMCVLMRVRDADALARACDLGLAMQLTNIARDVGEDARAGRIYLPTAWLWAEGIDPDAFLARPKAYPGVARAALRLLDEADRLYARAEAGVASLPLSCRPGIHAAGMIYGAIGGCVRRARGDSVTARASTGRVRKLACLAAATGKAAVSALGPRAAVLHAGPEPEVAFLVRAAARGEARRGRSDALLAVLAQLEAQDRGLA; via the coding sequence ATGATCGACCCGCGCGACATGGCCCATTGCCGCGAGGCGATCCGAACGGGATCGCTGTCTTTCCATGCGGCGTCGCGGCTTTTGCCGGGGGCGGTGCGCGACCCGGCGCTGGCGCTTTATGCCTTTTGCCGGATGTCGGATGATGCGGTGGATGAGGGGTCCGATAAGGCGGGGGCGGTGCTGGCGCTGCGGGATCGGTTGGATCTGGTCTATCGCGGCACGCCTGCCAATGCGCCGGCGGACCGCGCCTTTGCGGCGGTGGTCGAGGGGTTTGAGATGCCGCGCGCCTTACCCGAGGCGCTTTTGGAAGGCTTTGCCTGGGATGCGGTGGGGCGGCGTTATGAGACGCTGTCGGGGGTGATGGATTATTCCGCGCGGGTGGCGGCGGCGGTCGGCGCGATGATGTGCGTGCTGATGCGGGTGCGCGATGCGGATGCCTTGGCGCGGGCCTGCGATCTGGGTCTGGCGATGCAACTGACCAATATCGCGCGGGATGTGGGTGAGGATGCGCGGGCCGGGCGGATCTATCTGCCGACGGCGTGGCTTTGGGCGGAAGGCATTGATCCCGATGCATTTCTGGCGCGGCCAAAGGCCTATCCGGGGGTGGCGCGGGCGGCCTTGCGGCTGCTGGATGAGGCGGATCGGCTTTATGCGCGGGCGGAGGCGGGGGTGGCATCGCTGCCCCTGTCCTGCCGCCCCGGCATTCATGCGGCTGGGATGATCTATGGCGCGATCGGCGGCTGTGTGCGCCGAGCGCGGGGGGATAGCGTGACGGCGCGGGCGAGCACGGGACGTGTCCGAAAGCTGGCCTGTCTGGCGGCGGCGACGGGGAAGGCGGCGGTGTCGGCGCTGGGGCCAAGGGCGGCGGTGCTGCATGCGGGGCCGGAGCCGGAGGTGGCCTTTCTGGTGCGGGCAGCGGCGCGGGGCGAGGCGCGACGGGGGCGGTCTGATGCGCTGCTGGCGGTGCTGGCACAGCTCGAGGCGCAGGATCGCGGCTTGGCCTAA
- the bchI gene encoding magnesium chelatase ATPase subunit I encodes MKQPFPFSAIVGQEAMKQAMILTAVDPAIGGVLVFGDRGTGKSTAVRALAALLPEIEAVEGCPVNSASPVQVPDWAQGATDRIITKPTPVVDLPLGVTEDRVVGALDIERALTRGEKAFEPGLLARANRGYLYIDEVNLLEDHIVDLLLDVAQSGENVVEREGLSIRHPARFVLVGSGNPEEGELRPQLLDRFGFSVEVTSPRDVDTRVEVIRRRDSYETNYGAFMETWRPQDAALRDRILAARAALPQITTPNTVLHDCASLCIAIGSDGLRGELTLLRAARALAAFEGDDAVGRIHLKAVAPMCLSHRLRRDPLDEAGSTSRVIRAVTEVLP; translated from the coding sequence ATGAAGCAACCCTTCCCCTTCTCTGCCATCGTCGGGCAAGAGGCGATGAAACAGGCCATGATCCTGACGGCGGTCGATCCCGCCATCGGTGGCGTCCTCGTCTTTGGGGATCGCGGCACGGGCAAATCCACCGCCGTCCGCGCCCTCGCCGCCCTCTTGCCAGAGATCGAGGCGGTCGAAGGCTGCCCCGTCAATTCTGCCAGTCCCGTGCAGGTGCCCGATTGGGCGCAAGGGGCCACAGACCGCATCATCACCAAACCCACCCCGGTGGTGGACCTGCCCCTTGGCGTCACAGAAGACCGCGTCGTGGGCGCCCTCGACATCGAACGCGCCCTGACACGCGGAGAAAAGGCTTTTGAACCCGGCCTCCTCGCCCGCGCCAATCGCGGCTACCTCTACATTGACGAAGTGAACCTGCTTGAGGATCACATCGTCGATCTCCTCCTCGACGTGGCGCAGTCCGGCGAGAATGTGGTGGAACGCGAGGGCCTCTCCATCCGCCACCCCGCCCGCTTTGTCCTTGTCGGCTCCGGCAACCCAGAGGAAGGCGAACTTCGCCCACAACTCCTTGATAGATTTGGATTTTCCGTCGAAGTCACATCCCCCCGCGATGTCGATACACGGGTCGAGGTGATCCGCCGCCGCGACAGTTATGAAACCAACTATGGGGCTTTCATGGAAACCTGGCGCCCGCAGGATGCAGCCCTTCGCGACCGCATCCTTGCCGCCCGCGCCGCGCTGCCACAGATCACGACCCCGAATACCGTCCTGCATGATTGCGCCAGCCTCTGCATCGCCATCGGCTCTGACGGCTTGCGCGGCGAACTCACCCTGCTGCGCGCCGCCCGCGCATTGGCCGCCTTCGAAGGGGATGATGCGGTGGGCCGCATCCACCTCAAGGCCGTGGCCCCCATGTGCCTCTCGCACCGTCTGCGCCGCGATCCCTTGGACGAGGCCGGGTCCACCTCCCGCGTCATCCGCGCCGTGACCGAGGTGCTGCCCTGA
- the crtD gene encoding 1-hydroxycarotenoid 3,4-desaturase CrtD, with amino-acid sequence MQQDRVIVIGAGMGGLASAIRLAASGLQVTVVEAAATPGGKARAIPSAAGPVDTGPTVLTMRHVFDTLFALNGERLDDHLTLIPQPLLARHWWPGSDALDLSTDRAQNAENIRAFAGPREAEAFLKFDRLAEDLFTAFDAPVMQAPRPDLPAIARAALARPRLWPALLPGLSLERWLKSHFRDPRLVQLFARYATYVGGRPTHSPAVLSLIWRAEARGVWAVQGGMHHLAAALAALAERMGVTFRYATQAARIQRQNGHVTGVQIADGRTLPCDFVVFNGDPAALATGRLGSAAAEALPQSASQPRSLSALVWAFASQATGPKAPDLIHHNLFFTEDTTREWGPIGDGKMPTAPTLYLCAEDRTRGPASGPERFEIILNAPAGLPALRPEDFHQCRQITFDRLSRMGLTLNPPGPEALTSPAALDRLFPASKGAIYGRSPEGTMASFQRPPARTALPGLYLAGGGAHPGAGVPMAALSAMHAAEAITQDRISASRSAPMVMRGGISTASPMTESARSRS; translated from the coding sequence ATGCAACAGGACCGGGTCATCGTCATCGGCGCCGGGATGGGGGGCCTTGCCTCCGCCATCCGCCTTGCCGCATCTGGCCTGCAAGTGACCGTGGTCGAGGCCGCCGCAACACCGGGCGGCAAGGCCCGCGCCATCCCCTCCGCCGCTGGCCCCGTCGATACCGGCCCCACTGTCCTGACCATGCGGCACGTCTTCGACACCCTCTTCGCGCTGAATGGCGAAAGGCTTGACGATCACCTCACCCTGATCCCCCAGCCGCTCCTTGCGCGCCATTGGTGGCCGGGGTCCGACGCGCTCGACCTTTCCACCGACCGCGCCCAGAACGCCGAAAACATCCGCGCCTTCGCAGGCCCGCGCGAGGCAGAGGCCTTCCTGAAATTCGACCGCCTTGCCGAAGACCTCTTTACCGCCTTCGACGCCCCTGTGATGCAGGCCCCCCGCCCCGACCTCCCCGCCATCGCCCGCGCCGCGCTGGCTCGCCCGCGCCTCTGGCCCGCGCTCCTGCCGGGTCTCTCGCTTGAACGCTGGCTGAAAAGTCACTTCCGCGACCCCCGCCTAGTCCAGCTATTTGCCCGCTACGCCACTTATGTCGGCGGCCGCCCCACCCACTCTCCCGCCGTCCTGTCGCTCATCTGGCGGGCCGAGGCGCGGGGGGTCTGGGCCGTCCAAGGCGGGATGCACCATCTCGCCGCCGCCCTCGCCGCCTTGGCCGAACGGATGGGGGTGACCTTCCGCTACGCCACCCAAGCCGCCCGTATCCAGCGCCAGAATGGCCACGTCACGGGCGTGCAGATCGCCGATGGCCGCACCCTTCCCTGCGATTTCGTCGTCTTCAACGGCGACCCCGCCGCACTGGCAACGGGCCGTCTGGGCAGCGCCGCCGCCGAGGCGCTCCCCCAAAGCGCCAGCCAACCGCGCAGCCTTTCCGCCCTCGTCTGGGCCTTCGCCTCGCAGGCGACCGGCCCCAAAGCCCCCGACCTGATCCATCACAACCTCTTCTTCACCGAAGATACGACCCGCGAATGGGGGCCGATTGGCGACGGCAAAATGCCCACCGCCCCGACGCTTTATCTTTGCGCCGAAGACCGCACGCGCGGCCCCGCATCTGGCCCCGAACGGTTCGAGATCATCCTGAACGCCCCCGCAGGCCTGCCCGCGCTCCGCCCCGAGGATTTCCACCAATGCCGACAGATCACCTTCGACCGACTTTCCCGCATGGGGCTGACGCTGAACCCGCCGGGGCCAGAGGCGCTCACCTCTCCCGCTGCGCTGGACCGGCTCTTTCCGGCCTCGAAAGGCGCGATCTATGGCCGATCACCCGAAGGGACGATGGCCAGCTTTCAACGCCCTCCCGCCCGAACCGCCCTGCCGGGCCTCTATCTGGCGGGGGGCGGGGCGCATCCGGGGGCGGGCGTGCCGATGGCAGCCCTCTCCGCGATGCACGCGGCCGAGGCGATCACGCAGGACCGGATTTCCGCGTCGAGGTCGGCCCCGATGGTTATGCGTGGTGGTATCTCGACGGCATCTCCGATGACGGAAAGCGCGCGGTCTCGGTCATAG
- the crtC gene encoding carotenoid 1,2-hydratase yields MSDDGKRAVSVIGFIGSVFSPWYAWSGRRNPQNHVCLNVATYGPGGRFTMTDRGTAALRQEKDTLTIGPSRMHWTGRELVIDVDEVSSPPLISRVRGRITLIPSAITGVELALHPRHQWRPFAPTARIKVELTQGHDWEGHGYFDANFGSAALEADFDFWTWGRFPMRDRALCLYDATWRDGTQQDFALEVSTSGEAREVSAPPRTAFARTNWLVRRETRADPGTRPRQVLPMLDAPFYSRSVVETRLMGEVTQGVHEALDLTRFRQPLLKPMLAVRVPRRAGWTAS; encoded by the coding sequence ATCTCCGATGACGGAAAGCGCGCGGTCTCGGTCATAGGCTTCATCGGTTCGGTCTTCTCGCCCTGGTATGCCTGGTCGGGGCGGCGCAACCCGCAAAACCATGTCTGCCTCAACGTCGCCACCTACGGCCCCGGCGGCCGCTTCACCATGACCGACCGCGGCACCGCCGCGCTTCGGCAGGAAAAGGACACCCTCACCATCGGCCCCTCCCGCATGCATTGGACGGGGCGGGAACTGGTGATCGATGTGGACGAGGTTTCCTCGCCGCCCCTCATCTCCCGCGTCAGGGGGCGCATCACCCTCATCCCCTCGGCCATCACCGGGGTAGAGCTTGCCCTCCACCCCCGCCACCAATGGCGCCCCTTTGCCCCCACCGCTCGCATCAAGGTGGAACTCACCCAAGGCCATGATTGGGAAGGCCACGGCTATTTCGACGCCAATTTCGGCAGCGCGGCGCTTGAGGCGGATTTTGATTTCTGGACATGGGGCCGCTTTCCCATGCGGGATCGCGCGCTGTGCCTCTATGACGCCACTTGGCGCGACGGCACCCAGCAGGATTTCGCGCTCGAAGTCAGCACGTCTGGCGAGGCGCGCGAAGTCTCCGCCCCACCCCGCACCGCCTTTGCTCGCACGAATTGGCTCGTCCGTCGCGAAACCCGCGCCGATCCCGGCACAAGGCCCCGGCAGGTGCTGCCCATGCTCGACGCGCCCTTCTATTCGCGCAGTGTGGTTGAAACCCGGCTGATGGGAGAGGTCACGCAAGGCGTGCACGAAGCGCTCGACCTCACCCGCTTCCGCCAACCGCTCTTGAAACCGATGCTGGCTGTCCGTGTGCCAAGGCGGGCGGGCTGGACCGCGTCCTGA
- a CDS encoding methyltransferase, producing MSDAAAGPAARPVRARQPWAVRLGLSPRFHAFCAKVPGLRHLARAEGVALFDIVQGFVQSQALLALVEFRVLHRLAEGPAPLAALAGPAGVPTERMAILMKAGAGLGLVAERRGMWRLTVRGAAFLAVPGLEAMVRHHPVLYRDLADPVAFFRGETQPELAGFWPYVFGAGGAADPELAARYSALMADSQGLVAADTLAAVDFRGVRHLMDVGGGTGAFLTAVGSAHPGLEMTLFDLPAVVPGAEARFAAAGMRGRVRIVPGSFRDDPLPSGADAISLVRVLYDHADATVAQLLRAVWAALPEGGRIVVSEPMGGGDTPDRATDVYFSVYTLAMQTGRVRSGAEITRLLSAAGFVDCQFRQGFRPFVTSVVTGVKTVSDSTQKSV from the coding sequence ATGAGCGACGCGGCCGCAGGCCCCGCAGCCCGCCCTGTGCGGGCGCGCCAGCCTTGGGCGGTGCGGCTGGGCCTGTCGCCACGGTTTCATGCCTTTTGCGCGAAGGTGCCTGGGTTGCGCCATTTGGCGCGCGCCGAGGGCGTGGCGCTGTTCGATATTGTTCAAGGCTTCGTGCAATCGCAGGCGCTGCTCGCGCTGGTGGAGTTCCGGGTGTTGCATCGGCTGGCCGAAGGGCCTGCGCCCTTGGCCGCCTTGGCCGGGCCTGCGGGGGTTCCAACCGAGCGGATGGCCATTTTGATGAAGGCGGGCGCCGGGCTTGGCCTTGTGGCCGAGCGGCGGGGGATGTGGCGGTTGACGGTGCGGGGGGCGGCCTTTCTTGCCGTGCCGGGGCTGGAGGCGATGGTGCGCCATCATCCCGTCCTTTATCGCGATCTGGCCGATCCGGTGGCCTTTTTCAGGGGCGAAACGCAGCCGGAACTGGCGGGGTTCTGGCCCTATGTCTTTGGCGCGGGGGGCGCGGCGGACCCTGAGCTTGCCGCGCGCTATTCGGCGCTGATGGCGGACAGTCAGGGCTTGGTCGCGGCGGATACGCTGGCGGCGGTCGATTTCCGGGGTGTGCGGCATCTGATGGATGTGGGGGGCGGGACGGGGGCCTTTTTGACCGCCGTGGGAAGTGCGCATCCGGGGTTGGAGATGACGCTCTTTGATCTGCCGGCCGTGGTGCCGGGCGCGGAGGCGCGGTTCGCCGCAGCCGGGATGCGGGGGCGGGTGCGAATCGTGCCGGGGTCGTTCCGGGATGATCCGCTGCCTAGCGGGGCGGATGCCATCTCACTGGTCCGGGTGCTGTACGACCATGCCGATGCGACGGTGGCGCAGCTGCTGCGCGCGGTTTGGGCGGCGCTGCCTGAGGGCGGGCGGATCGTGGTTTCCGAGCCGATGGGGGGTGGCGACACACCGGATCGGGCAACGGATGTGTACTTTTCCGTTTACACCCTGGCCATGCAAACCGGACGGGTGCGGTCTGGTGCGGAAATCACGCGCCTTCTGAGCGCGGCAGGCTTTGTGGATTGCCAGTTCCGGCAAGGATTTCGGCCTTTTGTCACTTCGGTTGTGACCGGGGTGAAGACTGTCAGCGACAGCACACAAAAAAGTGTCTAA
- the bchC gene encoding chlorophyll synthesis pathway protein BchC — protein sequence MRTTAVILSGPRELSLQPLDLVAPGAGDLVVEIAHSGISTGTEKLFYTGTMPPFPGMGYPLVPGYEAAGVVVEAGAESGFRVGEHVFVPGANCFAGDVKGLFGGASRHLVTPAHRVARIDGGMGAEGALLALAATARHALAGFDTALPDLIVGHGTLGRLLARLTLAAGAPAPTVWETNPARREGAAGYACIAPEDDPRRDYKAIYDASGAKGLLDQLVMRLAKGGEVVLAGFYTEPVSFAFPPAFMKEARFRIASEWQPDDLTATRALIESGALSLKGLITHTRPATDAPEAYATAFGDAACLKMILDWKATA from the coding sequence GTGAGAACGACCGCAGTCATCCTTTCCGGCCCGAGGGAGCTTTCGCTTCAGCCGCTGGACCTTGTCGCCCCGGGCGCGGGGGATCTGGTGGTCGAGATCGCGCATTCCGGCATTTCCACGGGCACCGAAAAGCTGTTCTACACCGGAACGATGCCGCCTTTCCCGGGCATGGGCTATCCGCTTGTCCCCGGCTATGAAGCGGCCGGCGTGGTGGTCGAGGCGGGGGCCGAAAGCGGGTTCCGCGTCGGTGAACATGTTTTTGTCCCTGGTGCAAACTGCTTTGCGGGCGATGTGAAGGGGTTGTTCGGGGGCGCGTCGCGCCACTTGGTGACGCCTGCGCATCGCGTGGCGCGGATCGATGGCGGCATGGGCGCGGAAGGTGCGCTTCTGGCGTTGGCTGCGACGGCGCGGCATGCGCTGGCGGGGTTCGACACGGCGCTGCCCGATCTGATCGTGGGTCATGGCACGCTGGGCCGTCTGTTGGCGCGGTTGACGCTGGCGGCGGGTGCGCCTGCCCCGACCGTGTGGGAAACCAATCCGGCGCGGCGCGAGGGCGCGGCAGGCTATGCCTGTATCGCGCCCGAAGACGACCCGCGCCGGGATTACAAGGCCATCTATGACGCATCCGGCGCGAAGGGCCTGCTTGACCAGTTGGTGATGCGGCTGGCCAAAGGGGGCGAGGTTGTGCTGGCGGGGTTCTATACGGAACCTGTCTCTTTCGCCTTTCCGCCCGCCTTCATGAAAGAGGCGCGCTTCCGCATTGCCAGCGAATGGCAGCCAGATGACCTGACTGCGACGCGCGCGCTGATCGAAAGCGGGGCGCTGTCTCTGAAAGGTCTTATCACCCACACCCGTCCGGCGACCGATGCGCCCGAGGCCTATGCGACGGCCTTTGGCGATGCGGCCTGCCTCAAGATG
- a CDS encoding phytoene desaturase, which yields MEHTSRHRPADVSAPLEADHAIVIGAGLGGLASAMRLGAKGWRVTVIDRLDRVGGRGSSITKGGHRFDLGPTIVTVPQGLRDLWAACGRDFDRDVRLVPMEPFYEIRFDDGSTFTARQDEALMKAEVGRISPRDVKGYEKFLKDSEARYWFGYEDLGRRPMHRLWDLIKVLPKFGMMRADRSVYAHAAGRVKDERLRFALSFHPLFIGGDPFNVTSMYILVSHLEKAFGVHYAMGGVQAIAEGMARVIAAQGGEVVHNTEVDEIVTENGRAAGVRLMSGEVMRAGLVVSNADAGHTYTRLLRNLPRKRWTDRKVKDARWSMGLYVWYFGTKGTRDMWRDVGHHSIVVGPRYREHIKDIFIRGKLADDMSLYVHRPSVTDPSCAPEGDDTFYALSPVPHLGFDNGVDWAEEEPRYRAKMAKMLDERLIPGFRDRITEEISFTPETFRDRYLSPYGAGFSIEPRILQSAWFRPHNISEELPGLFLAGAGTHPGAGLPGVVGTAEVLGMLVPDAPKLLKQREELRMAAE from the coding sequence ATGGAACACACATCGCGCCATCGCCCCGCCGACGTTTCTGCCCCCTTAGAGGCGGATCATGCCATCGTGATCGGGGCAGGTCTGGGGGGGCTTGCCTCGGCCATGCGGTTGGGCGCGAAGGGGTGGCGGGTGACGGTTATCGATCGGCTGGATCGGGTGGGCGGGCGCGGGTCTTCGATCACCAAAGGCGGGCATCGCTTTGATCTGGGGCCGACGATTGTGACCGTGCCGCAAGGCTTGCGCGATTTGTGGGCGGCCTGCGGGCGGGACTTTGACCGGGATGTTCGGCTGGTGCCGATGGAGCCGTTCTATGAGATCCGATTTGATGACGGATCGACCTTTACCGCGCGACAGGACGAGGCCTTGATGAAGGCCGAGGTGGGACGGATTTCGCCTCGTGATGTAAAGGGTTACGAGAAGTTCCTGAAGGATAGCGAAGCGCGCTATTGGTTCGGCTATGAAGATCTGGGGCGACGGCCGATGCATCGGCTTTGGGACCTGATCAAGGTGCTGCCGAAGTTCGGGATGATGCGGGCGGATCGGTCCGTCTATGCTCATGCGGCGGGACGGGTGAAGGATGAGCGGTTGCGCTTTGCGCTATCCTTCCATCCGCTGTTCATCGGGGGTGACCCGTTCAACGTGACATCGATGTATATCCTTGTCAGCCATCTGGAAAAGGCCTTTGGCGTGCATTACGCGATGGGCGGGGTGCAGGCGATTGCCGAGGGCATGGCGCGGGTGATCGCGGCACAGGGGGGCGAGGTCGTCCACAATACGGAAGTGGATGAAATCGTTACAGAAAATGGGCGCGCGGCGGGCGTAAGGCTGATGTCCGGTGAGGTGATGCGCGCGGGGCTTGTCGTCAGCAATGCGGATGCGGGCCACACCTATACGCGGCTGTTGCGTAACCTGCCAAGGAAGCGCTGGACGGATCGCAAGGTGAAGGATGCCCGTTGGTCCATGGGGCTTTATGTCTGGTACTTCGGGACGAAGGGCACGCGCGATATGTGGCGCGATGTCGGGCACCATTCCATCGTCGTCGGCCCCCGCTATCGGGAGCATATTAAGGATATCTTCATCCGCGGGAAGTTGGCGGATGACATGAGCCTTTATGTGCATCGGCCAAGCGTGACCGATCCGTCCTGTGCGCCCGAGGGCGATGATACGTTCTATGCCCTGTCACCGGTTCCCCATCTTGGTTTCGACAATGGTGTGGACTGGGCCGAGGAGGAACCGCGCTACCGCGCCAAGATGGCGAAGATGCTGGACGAGCGGCTGATCCCTGGTTTTCGCGATCGCATCACCGAGGAGATCAGCTTTACGCCCGAAACCTTTCGCGACCGTTACCTGTCGCCGTACGGTGCGGGATTTTCCATCGAGCCGCGCATTCTGCAATCGGCTTGGTTCCGGCCGCACAACATCTCGGAAGAACTGCCGGGGCTGTTTCTGGCCGGGGCGGGGACGCATCCGGGGGCGGGGCTGCCCGGCGTGGTGGGGACGGCGGAGGTTTTGGGAATGCTTGTCCCCGATGCGCCCAAACTGTTGAAACAGCGCGAGGAATTGAGGATGGCTGCGGAATGA
- a CDS encoding polyprenyl synthetase family protein has product MGVAGGVNGGMDLRIEAAVAAALSLGQGAIGGTEAPAKLRAALDHAVFPGGARIRPTILVSVARACGDDRPHLTDAAAAALELIHCASLVHDDLPCFDDADIRRGKPTVHRAYGEPVAVLTGDSLIVLAFEVLARAAGDHPRRAVELIRVLAQRTGMPGGICAGQGWESEAEVNLAAYHRAKTGALFIAATQMGAIAAGQEAEPWEELGARIGEAFQVADDLKDALLTAAEMGKPAGQDAAHARPSAVRELGVQGAVRHLKDILGGAIASIPSCPGEAMLAAMVRAYAERMTPVDLQPVRG; this is encoded by the coding sequence ATGGGCGTTGCGGGCGGCGTGAATGGCGGCATGGACCTGAGGATCGAGGCGGCGGTGGCCGCGGCGCTTTCGCTGGGGCAGGGGGCGATCGGCGGGACCGAGGCCCCGGCAAAGCTGCGGGCGGCGCTGGATCATGCGGTGTTTCCCGGTGGCGCGCGAATTCGGCCTACGATTCTTGTGTCGGTCGCGCGGGCCTGTGGCGATGATCGCCCGCATCTGACGGATGCGGCGGCGGCGGCGTTGGAGCTGATCCATTGTGCGTCGCTGGTGCATGACGATCTGCCCTGTTTCGACGATGCCGATATCCGGCGCGGCAAGCCCACGGTGCATCGCGCCTATGGCGAACCGGTGGCGGTGCTGACGGGCGATTCGCTGATCGTGTTGGCCTTTGAGGTATTGGCGCGGGCGGCGGGGGATCATCCGCGGCGGGCGGTGGAGTTGATCCGCGTTCTGGCGCAGCGGACGGGGATGCCGGGCGGCATATGCGCCGGGCAAGGATGGGAGAGCGAGGCGGAGGTGAACCTTGCCGCCTATCACCGCGCGAAGACCGGGGCGCTGTTCATCGCGGCGACGCAGATGGGGGCCATCGCGGCGGGGCAGGAGGCCGAGCCGTGGGAGGAATTGGGCGCGCGGATCGGCGAGGCCTTTCAGGTGGCCGATGATTTGAAGGATGCGCTGCTGACGGCGGCAGAGATGGGCAAGCCTGCGGGGCAGGATGCGGCCCATGCGCGGCCTTCGGCGGTGCGGGAACTGGGGGTGCAGGGGGCTGTCCGGCATCTGAAGGATATTCTGGGGGGCGCGATTGCGTCGATCCCGTCTTGCCCTGGCGAGGCGATGCTGGCCGCGATGGTGCGGGCCTATGCCGAACGGATGACGCCGGTCGATCTGCAACCGGTGCGGGGATGA